In Clupea harengus chromosome 13, Ch_v2.0.2, whole genome shotgun sequence, one DNA window encodes the following:
- the agt gene encoding angiotensinogen, whose amino-acid sequence MREIFFSVLLFSCLALGLGNRVYVHPFSLFALGNVSCEVIQSKEPEQVDVVKATPIGLQDNTEPDIRDLSDSNAMENSTQRKDVLAELQNTLGLRMYKVLTRNQKDSNTLFSPVNVFGTLVTLYLGASKKTAVPYQVLLGINKESSREDCVYLIDGHKVLRTLQEINALIDGPRDELRTLVWSFITQDAEISKDFIGGAQDFSDASYTRSVDFSKAEEAEKKVNNFIQKTSDGDIKQIFQNLSSTTNFLFASSVHFKGNWRTAFQPEATSVQDFRVDEQTTVSIPLMTRTGEYKYLNDKGRKCTVVKLGLSERTYMLLVLPHEGASLQDIENQLQTEVISKWYQNLQEGYLELSLPKFSLTDLTDLKSVLTDMAVEKLLLGSDAQFQRLSNKEKFTVDKVFSKVVFEMSEEGSQVSTKTEDGRVPLKLTVNRPFLFAIVEGNSNAILMLGKIRNPAV is encoded by the exons ATGCGTGAGATATTCTTCTCCGTCCTGTTGTTCTCTTGCCTGGCTCTTGGCTTGGGAAACCGTGTCTACGTGCACCCCTTCAGTCTCTTTGCCCTCGGCAACGTCAGCTGTGAGGTCATCCAGTCCAAAGAGCCCGAGCAGGTGGATGTGGTCAAGGCCACACCCATCGGTCTCCAGGACAACACGGAGCCTGACATCCGCGACCTTTCCGACAGCAATGCAATGGAGAACAGCACCCAGCGAAAGGACGTTCTGGCAGAGCTCCAGAACACATTGGGCCTGCGCATGTACAAGGTTCTGACCCGGAACCAAAAGGACTCCAACACCCTGTTCTCCCCTGTGAACGTCTTCGGAACGTTGGTGACACTATACCTTGGGGCCTCCAAGAAGACAGCTGTCCCTTACCAGGTGCTGTTGGGCATTAACAAGGAATCATCAAGGGAGGACTGTGTCTATCTGATCGACGGACACAAGGTGCTCCGCACTCTGCAGGAGATCAACGCCCTGATCGATGGCCCCCGGGATGAGCTGAGGACTCTGGTGTGGAGTTTCATCACCCAGGATGCAGAAATCTCCAAGGACTTCATCGGCGGGGCGCAGGACTTCTCTGACGCCTCTTACACCCGCTCAGTGGACTTCTCCAAGGCCGAGGAGGCTGAGAAGAAGGTAAACAATTTCATTCAGAAGACCTCAGATGGGGACATCAAGCAGATTTTccagaacctcagctcaaccACCAATTTCCTGTTCGCCAGCTCAGTCCATTTTAAAG GTAACTGGAGAACAGCTTTCCAGCCGGAAGCCACCTCCGTGCAGGACTTCAGGGTGGATGAGCAGACCACTGTGTCCATCCCACTGATGACCCGCACAGGAGAGTACAAGTACCTGAACGACAAGGGCAGGAAGTGCACCGTGGTGAAGCTGGGTCTGAGCGAGCGGACATacatgctgctggtgctgcccCATGAAGGAGCCAGCCTGCAGGATATTGAGAACCAGCTCCAGACCGAAGTCATCTCCAAGTGGTACCAGAACCTGCAGGAGGG ATATCTGGAGCTGTCCCTGCCCAAGTTCTCCCTGACGGACTTAACTGACCTGAAGTCAGTGCTCACTGATATGGCTGTGGAGAAATTGCTGCTGGGTTCAGATGCTCAGTTCCAAAGACTCAGCAACAAGGAGAAGTTCACAGTTGACAAG GTGTTCAGCAAGGTGGTGTTTGAGATGTCGGAGGAGGGATCCCAGGTATCCACTAAGACAGAGGACGGGAGAGTCCCTCTGAAGCTCACAGTGAACAGGCCCTTTTTGTTCGCCATTGTCGAGGGCAACTCCAATGCCATACTCATGTTGGGCAAAATCAGAAACCCGGCCGTCTAG